From Acidimicrobiia bacterium, the proteins below share one genomic window:
- a CDS encoding DUF5615 family PIN-like protein: MKLKADENIPTRAVELLRERGHDVSTVPEESLVGVPDARLALLAASDDRMLVTLDRGLADVGRYSPGTHPGIAVIHARELRPSVFHTLVVTFLESHSSRRFNRHGTESRPAPASPLGASGFVVTRAPEAERTLQISCGDPENWVVLRHSPMITGVFAMNHLRPLGVFSDLSRTKSGPDLLAA; encoded by the coding sequence GTGAAGCTCAAAGCCGACGAGAACATCCCGACCCGGGCTGTCGAGCTGCTCCGGGAGCGCGGACACGATGTGAGCACGGTGCCTGAGGAGAGCCTGGTCGGTGTCCCCGACGCCCGACTGGCCCTCTTAGCCGCTTCCGACGACCGGATGCTCGTGACCCTCGATCGAGGCCTCGCAGACGTCGGGCGCTACTCGCCGGGAACCCACCCCGGCATCGCCGTGATCCATGCCCGAGAGCTACGGCCCAGCGTCTTCCACACGCTCGTAGTGACGTTCCTCGAAAGCCACAGCTCTCGACGCTTCAATCGACATGGTACCGAGAGCCGACCCGCTCCCGCCTCTCCTCTCGGCGCAAGCGGATTTGTCGTCACAAGGGCACCGGAGGCTGAACGAACATTACAAATCAGCTGCGGCGATCCTGAGAACTGGGTGGTCTTGCGACATTCCCCCATGATCACTGGGGTTTTCGCTATGAACCACTTGCGTCCTCTGGGGGTGTTTTCTGATCTCTCGCGGACCAAATCCGGACCAGACCTATTGGCGGCGTGA
- a CDS encoding family 16 glycoside hydrolase yields MTGIHGPPRPPEATGRLMRCALRVLVTVGLVAAACVEAPPPDTPGSDPLPPTSSSSPPRGSAEPEPTESGPWSAALDPDYYLEDFEDGWADDWVLPSTFVVENDSLSAGGPGRARYRFGDYWRDSTLRLRVLLLAGEARIHYRAHWFGYADGHEVRAYEVALTGDQLQLRRLEASPDGRSAEVLASAPLARSADWRVLEVTGKGPRLTVTVDGQTLIEHSDPAPDARLEGSIGLDLPEGGQALFDDVEVTALLHPEQTWTRTNGPEGAMVTTIVVDPTDPSNVYAGTGHSGLYVSRDRGVNWEQLGHAGGLIKNKVSWVEIAPSDGRVLYLGHLEDGGGSRSSDGGEHWSAMRPGGSGHVNAFAVHPQDSHTAYVAIGSSEAPQHSNAEDGVYLTIDDGATWEQLSLGNRSVFAVRIAASQPHVVYAGGAGGVWRSDDAGATWAEASGGLGDVLIKVLIVDPVDPLVVYAREHYWGGPLFKTTDGGRNWGPILDGVEGVVMSPADRLVLYASSFGSIQRTRDGGAHWEEISDLPGSVDALAIDPEDPDRIYAGLRGEGILISTDGGRSWAQPHMHFVGDLSTAVAVHPGDPEIVYVGHGHGYVSSTTDGGDTWSVLTRLGVGGSPDEITDIAIRPDRPDTVFVSNLTGVYRSTDAGQSWELSSVGMDDRQIISLAIDPDDPDRMYAGTGSSRFYYVYHGTGLYRSTDGGASWLHVDGLPDAPIPSISLSAADPRVIYLAVMGHGVYRSVDGGLSWAASAPLDNPYVYVVAAHPTDPNVVYAGTLSFYGRGDWDETDGLYRSDDGGESWRRLRRDVWIENLIIDPTRPEHVYFTEHSESIWHSPDGGQSWELATKGLVAWRAHLYTYAMAMDPQGTVLYMVNCGMGMYSNFVGEVER; encoded by the coding sequence ATGACCGGGATTCACGGTCCGCCTCGCCCACCTGAGGCGACGGGTCGGCTGATGCGGTGCGCCCTGAGGGTATTGGTCACGGTCGGCTTGGTCGCTGCTGCCTGTGTCGAGGCACCGCCGCCGGACACGCCGGGGTCGGATCCGCTGCCACCGACGTCGAGCAGTTCGCCGCCCCGGGGTTCCGCCGAACCCGAGCCGACGGAGTCGGGTCCATGGTCCGCGGCGCTCGACCCGGATTACTACCTCGAGGACTTCGAGGATGGTTGGGCCGACGATTGGGTGCTGCCCTCCACTTTCGTGGTGGAGAACGACTCCCTGTCCGCCGGGGGACCAGGGCGGGCCCGCTATCGCTTCGGCGACTACTGGCGAGACTCCACGCTGCGACTCCGTGTGCTGCTCCTGGCCGGTGAGGCTCGCATTCACTATCGCGCCCACTGGTTTGGTTACGCTGACGGTCACGAGGTACGCGCCTATGAGGTGGCGCTCACCGGCGACCAGCTACAGCTCCGGCGCCTCGAGGCTTCGCCCGACGGACGCTCTGCCGAGGTGCTGGCCAGCGCGCCGCTAGCCCGGTCGGCGGACTGGCGCGTCTTGGAGGTGACGGGAAAGGGGCCGCGGCTCACCGTGACCGTCGACGGGCAGACCCTGATAGAGCACAGCGACCCTGCCCCCGACGCCCGCCTGGAGGGCTCGATCGGCCTGGACCTACCGGAAGGCGGACAAGCCTTGTTCGACGACGTCGAGGTCACGGCGCTGCTCCACCCGGAGCAGACCTGGACCAGGACCAACGGGCCGGAGGGCGCGATGGTCACGACGATCGTGGTGGATCCGACCGACCCGTCCAACGTCTACGCGGGGACCGGCCACTCCGGCCTCTACGTCTCGCGGGATCGGGGCGTCAACTGGGAGCAGCTCGGTCACGCCGGTGGGCTCATCAAGAACAAGGTCTCCTGGGTCGAGATCGCTCCCTCTGATGGTCGGGTGCTCTATCTCGGCCACCTCGAGGATGGAGGTGGCTCGCGCAGCAGCGACGGCGGTGAGCACTGGTCGGCGATGCGGCCGGGTGGGTCCGGGCATGTGAACGCCTTCGCCGTCCACCCGCAGGACTCGCACACCGCGTACGTCGCCATCGGGTCATCAGAGGCGCCGCAACACTCCAACGCCGAGGACGGTGTCTACCTGACCATCGATGACGGTGCCACCTGGGAGCAGCTCAGCCTGGGCAATCGCTCGGTCTTCGCGGTGCGCATCGCTGCCAGTCAGCCGCACGTCGTGTACGCCGGCGGTGCCGGGGGTGTCTGGCGCAGTGACGATGCCGGCGCGACCTGGGCCGAGGCCAGCGGGGGCCTGGGTGACGTGCTGATCAAGGTGCTGATCGTCGACCCTGTCGACCCTCTGGTCGTGTACGCCCGCGAGCATTACTGGGGCGGGCCGCTCTTCAAGACCACGGACGGAGGGCGCAACTGGGGACCCATCCTAGACGGGGTGGAGGGCGTGGTCATGTCACCCGCCGACCGGCTGGTTCTGTACGCGTCGAGCTTTGGCAGCATCCAGCGTACCCGCGACGGCGGCGCCCACTGGGAGGAAATCAGCGACCTTCCTGGCTCGGTGGATGCTCTGGCCATCGACCCTGAGGACCCGGACCGGATCTACGCCGGCCTGCGAGGTGAGGGCATCCTCATCTCGACCGACGGGGGTAGGTCCTGGGCACAGCCCCACATGCATTTCGTGGGTGATCTCTCCACGGCGGTGGCGGTTCACCCCGGCGACCCCGAGATCGTGTACGTAGGGCACGGTCACGGCTATGTATCCAGCACGACTGATGGTGGGGATACGTGGAGCGTGCTGACGCGCCTCGGCGTCGGTGGCTCGCCGGATGAGATCACGGACATCGCCATCCGACCGGACAGGCCCGACACGGTCTTCGTTTCGAACCTCACCGGTGTGTACCGGTCGACCGATGCTGGCCAGAGCTGGGAACTCTCGAGCGTCGGAATGGACGACCGGCAGATCATCAGCCTTGCCATTGACCCGGATGACCCGGATCGCATGTATGCGGGGACCGGCAGCAGCAGATTTTACTACGTCTACCACGGCACCGGTCTGTACCGCTCGACGGATGGCGGAGCGTCGTGGCTACACGTAGACGGCCTTCCCGACGCGCCGATCCCGTCAATCTCGCTGAGCGCGGCCGATCCGCGCGTCATCTACCTCGCAGTGATGGGCCACGGCGTGTACCGATCAGTCGACGGCGGTCTGAGCTGGGCGGCGAGCGCGCCTCTGGACAACCCGTACGTGTATGTGGTCGCTGCCCATCCGACCGATCCGAACGTCGTCTACGCCGGCACCTTGTCGTTCTACGGGAGGGGCGACTGGGACGAGACCGACGGCCTGTACCGCAGCGACGACGGCGGTGAAAGCTGGCGGCGCCTCCGCCGCGACGTCTGGATCGAGAATCTAATCATCGATCCCACCCGGCCGGAGCACGTCTATTTCACCGAGCACAGTGAGAGTATCTGGCACTCGCCCGATGGTGGTCAGAGCTGGGAGCTAGCCACGAAGGGCCTGGTGGCGTGGCGAGCCCACCTTTACACCTACGCCATGGCGATGGACCCACAAGGCACCGTCCTGTACATGGTCAACTGCGGCATGGGCATGTACAGCAACTTCGTGGGCGAGGTGGAACGGTAA
- a CDS encoding septum formation family protein has translation MRPTTPTGRLWGVAVALGLIAACGGPGSAEDTTTTSSSATTSTTSTTTTTTTTTLPPTTTTTLPPVIPVVGWDIEGVRTVSVEIEFNYPEHSAELHSVVDRALRQIGLTPGRDADAELSFDLEGTGISAQYTNVGRCYTGARLRGTAHLTAGGLPDLRASIDGNMPTPGLIYEHECGSDAVDAPFDDAFDVALIGAMTALFGPASVPHLSEVVSRFYDGDPSRTAIEAYRRLDYDAIPIFRQYEFLDAVLGSLVGAVQYPTSDAYIRVARSVLLDYSPTDFGFSDAQDLEAWGSWLVGWAAEQATSTDATNVRGLRVGDCLNDRPFSKTSVVKVSCADPHDREVYFAFDLADGPYPGEFALEEAAWGRCLDVFDLLFGSGSELWVGLLTPTEATWALGDRTVHCAVGGDERTVGSVLSGDD, from the coding sequence GTGAGACCGACCACGCCAACCGGGCGGTTATGGGGAGTCGCTGTCGCTCTCGGACTCATCGCCGCCTGCGGCGGGCCCGGTTCCGCCGAGGACACCACGACCACCTCCTCCTCTGCCACTACCAGCACGACCTCGACCACCACCACGACGACGACTACGACGCTGCCGCCGACGACGACGACCACGCTCCCGCCGGTGATCCCGGTGGTGGGGTGGGACATCGAAGGTGTCCGGACGGTCTCGGTGGAGATCGAGTTCAACTATCCGGAGCATTCCGCGGAGCTCCACAGCGTTGTGGACCGGGCGCTGCGACAGATCGGACTGACCCCCGGCCGAGATGCTGACGCCGAACTCAGCTTCGACCTCGAGGGGACGGGGATATCGGCTCAGTACACCAACGTGGGCCGTTGCTACACCGGGGCCCGGCTGCGCGGCACCGCCCACCTGACCGCCGGAGGGTTGCCCGACCTGCGAGCGTCGATCGATGGCAACATGCCCACCCCCGGCCTCATCTATGAGCACGAGTGCGGGAGCGATGCCGTGGACGCGCCGTTCGACGACGCCTTCGACGTGGCTTTGATCGGCGCCATGACGGCGTTGTTCGGCCCGGCCTCGGTGCCCCACCTTTCCGAGGTGGTGAGTCGGTTCTATGATGGCGACCCCAGCCGGACGGCGATAGAGGCCTATCGGCGCCTGGACTACGACGCTATCCCGATCTTCCGCCAGTACGAGTTCCTCGACGCGGTGCTGGGGTCCCTCGTCGGCGCGGTCCAGTATCCGACCTCGGACGCCTACATCCGTGTCGCCCGGAGTGTCCTCCTCGACTATTCCCCCACGGACTTCGGGTTCTCCGATGCACAGGACCTCGAGGCGTGGGGTAGCTGGCTGGTGGGCTGGGCGGCGGAGCAAGCCACCTCGACCGATGCCACGAACGTACGCGGCCTGCGGGTCGGTGACTGCCTGAACGACAGGCCGTTTTCGAAAACTTCGGTGGTCAAGGTTTCGTGCGCCGATCCACACGACCGCGAGGTCTACTTCGCCTTCGACCTGGCCGACGGGCCCTACCCCGGAGAGTTCGCTCTGGAGGAAGCCGCCTGGGGCCGTTGTTTGGATGTCTTTGACCTGCTGTTCGGCTCAGGTTCGGAACTGTGGGTGGGTCTATTGACGCCGACGGAGGCGACCTGGGCTCTGGGCGACCGCACGGTTCACTGCGCAGTTGGCGGTGACGAGCGGACTGTTGGCTCCGTCCTCAGTGGTGACGATTGA
- a CDS encoding alpha/beta hydrolase, protein MLPTWSVLDSAHGRFQLIDLSRHYRVVTFDPRGNGRSDRPTGGSAYAGGEFVADAVAVLDATGTDRAVIVACSLATNWLLRLAADHPDRVLGAVASGTGLPLAPGHDPPELGPFLEPYQSTQGWAKFNADYWRTDYEDFLRFFFSQVWTEAHSEGIIDACVANGLQTTPETLIDTIGANPMTDAEAIDLIRRTRCPWLVVHGDGDALQPHARGQRLAAEANASLVTLAGAGHCSANRDPVRFNLLIREFTDEILPWRSRRRIWTRAPHRQRRVLFVPGGPDAAGRDLLIAHALRSRRPDVRIDWLAAEPARTVLTDHGEAVLPASANLPDPADRGTDAFRAWRENDEDHFLSFMILNDLADEEPLDLVVADGAWGIDHHLHENPELKRFAYGWLTDSVGWVPEPEADGRRRYLMTDANVEMLEQVERYPRIRDRALFIGTPEDIPPVTFGADLPEIRTWAAERFTFTGPVADGGAERAAVRLAELL, encoded by the coding sequence ATGCTCCCGACGTGGTCGGTCCTCGACTCGGCGCACGGCCGTTTTCAGTTGATCGATCTGTCGCGCCACTATCGGGTGGTCACCTTCGACCCACGCGGTAACGGCCGTTCCGATCGGCCCACCGGCGGCTCCGCGTATGCGGGCGGGGAGTTCGTCGCCGACGCGGTGGCGGTGCTGGACGCTACGGGGACCGACCGGGCGGTGATCGTCGCCTGTTCGCTCGCCACCAACTGGCTGCTGCGCCTCGCCGCCGACCATCCGGACCGGGTGCTGGGGGCTGTAGCCAGCGGCACCGGCCTGCCCTTGGCGCCGGGTCACGATCCCCCTGAGTTGGGCCCCTTTCTGGAGCCGTACCAGTCCACCCAGGGCTGGGCGAAGTTCAACGCCGACTACTGGCGAACGGACTACGAAGACTTCCTCCGATTCTTTTTCTCGCAGGTGTGGACCGAAGCGCACTCGGAGGGGATCATCGATGCGTGCGTGGCCAACGGTCTGCAGACGACGCCGGAGACGCTGATCGATACCATCGGCGCCAACCCGATGACCGACGCGGAGGCGATCGACCTCATCCGTCGCACGCGTTGCCCGTGGTTGGTGGTCCATGGTGACGGGGACGCGCTGCAGCCGCACGCGCGCGGTCAGCGCCTGGCGGCGGAGGCCAACGCCAGCCTGGTGACGCTGGCCGGCGCTGGCCACTGCTCTGCGAACCGGGACCCGGTCCGCTTCAACCTGCTGATCCGCGAGTTCACCGACGAGATCCTGCCATGGCGCTCCCGGCGGCGGATCTGGACACGAGCTCCCCACCGGCAGCGCAGGGTGCTGTTCGTGCCGGGCGGGCCCGACGCGGCTGGTCGCGACCTGCTGATCGCGCACGCTCTGCGCTCCCGTCGACCTGATGTCCGCATCGACTGGCTGGCCGCCGAGCCGGCACGGACGGTGCTGACCGACCACGGCGAAGCAGTCCTTCCGGCCAGCGCCAACCTGCCTGACCCGGCGGACCGTGGCACGGACGCGTTCCGTGCGTGGCGCGAGAACGACGAGGATCACTTCCTGAGCTTCATGATCCTCAACGATCTGGCCGACGAGGAGCCGCTCGACCTCGTGGTTGCGGACGGCGCCTGGGGGATCGACCATCATCTCCACGAGAACCCCGAGCTCAAGCGCTTCGCCTATGGGTGGCTGACGGACAGCGTCGGCTGGGTGCCCGAACCAGAGGCCGACGGGCGGCGGCGCTACCTGATGACCGATGCCAACGTCGAGATGCTCGAGCAGGTGGAGCGCTACCCGCGTATCCGCGACCGCGCCTTGTTCATTGGCACGCCCGAAGATATACCGCCTGTGACGTTCGGCGCCGATCTGCCGGAAATCCGGACATGGGCGGCAGAACGCTTCACGTTTACCGGACCGGTCGCTGACGGCGGGGCCGAGCGCGCCGCCGTCCGCCTGGCAGAGCTTCTGTAG